The DNA segment GCCGAAGCCCCGCTCGGTGAAGTTCAGCCCGTTGCGCACCGCCCGGCCGACACCGTCGTACGGAACCCAGCGCACCAGCGATGTGTCCACCCCGCCGGTCAGCATGCAGTCCTCGACGAGCCGTCCCACCTCGTTGTCGGCGAGCGCCGTGACGATCGCCGTCCGCAGCCCGAAGACGCGTCGCAGCGCCCGGGCCACGTTGTACTCCCCGCCGCCCTCGGAGACCCGGAACGTCCGGGTGGTCCGCACCCGCCCCTCCCCCGGATCCAGGCGCAGCATCACCTCACCGAGGCTGACCAGGTCGTACCGGCAGGAGTCAGCGTCCCGCAGCCGCAGCGACGTCACGTACCCCTCCGACGAGTTCCCGGATCTCGTCGATCGGCGCCGAGCGGGGCACCATCCACGAGCCGCCGACCGCGAGCACCGACGGCAGCGCGAGGTAGTCCCCGGCGTTCGCCGCGGTGATCCCGCCGGTCGGCACGAAGCGCACGTCGGCGAAGACGGCGGCGAGGGCTGCCACGGCGGGCGCGCCTCCCGAGGTCGCGGCCGGGAAGAACTTGACGGCCTCCAGGCCGATCTCCAGCGCGGCCAGGACCTCCGTCGCCGTCGACACCCCCGGGAGTACGGGTAACCCGAGCATCCGGCACCGCTCCACCACGGCGCGGGACAGTCCCGGGCAGACGGCGAACCGGGCGCCCGCCTGCGCGGCGGCGGTCGCCTGATCGGGGGTGAGCACGGTGCCCGCCCCGACGAGCAGATCACGGTTGCGGGCCATCGTCGCGATCGCGTCGAGGGCGGCCGGTGTCCGCAGGGTGACCTCGGCGATCGGCACGCCGCCGCCGACGAGCGCGCGACCCAGGTCGGCGGCGCGGGTGGCGTCGTCGAGCACGACGACCGGGATGACCGGATGCCCTTCGAGGAGCTTCACTGGATCACCTTCTCCAGCGCTGCCACCGGGCCCGCCTCGCGGATGGCGCGCACGTGCTCGTCGATCTCGGCGGCGAGCCGGGGGTGGTCGTCGGCGAACGACGGGTGGGACGTGTCCCGTACCGGATAGTCCTGGAACTCCCCGGCACGTCCCAGCAGCAGGCAGGCCAGGGCGAAGACGGTCAGTGGCGCCCCCTCGCCGGCCGCCCATCGGTCCAGGACGACGGGCAGATTGCGGGTCTGCCACTTGGACAGCGCGTTCAGGGCGATGTCGGCCAGCCGGTGGTCGAGCGCGGGATTGCCGAACCGTTCCATCGTCGCGGCCGCGAACGCCGGGGCGTCGTCCGGCAGGGTCGGCAGGACCTCGTCGTCGAGCAGCCGGCGCAGGTACTCCCGGGCGATCGGGTGCCGGACGGCGTCCGCCACGGTCGTGCAGCCGAGCAGCGGGGCGACGGCGGCGAGGGCGGTGTGCGAGCCGTTGAGGATCCGCACCTTCTTCTCCCGGAAGACGCGGATCTCCGGTACGAACTCCAGCGGCAGCCCTGCTCGATCCAAGGGGAACTCCCGCCGCAGGACCGCATCCCCGGCGATCGCCCACAGCGCGTAGTGCTCACCCCGGACGCCCTCCGCGTCGCGGCCGGGCACGATCCGGTCGACGATCGTGTCGTAGAAGCGGCACGCCTGACCCACCCAGGCGGCGAAGTCCGCGCCGAGGACGGCGGCGTGGTGCAGCACCGCCTGTCGCAGCGCCCGCCCGTTGTCCTCGGTCAGCTCGCACGGCAGGAAGAGCAGGCCACGGTCCGGATCACCGGCGAAGTGCCGCCACCGCTCGTGCAGCAGGACCGCGATCTTCGCCGGGAACGACGCGGGCGGCGTGGCGGTCAGGTCCTCGCCGTCGACGACGACGATCCCGGCCTCGGTGGTGTTCGAGACGACCAGCCGCAGATCGCCGCCGCGCATCACGGCGAGGCAGCGTTCCCAGTCCGTGTAGGCGTCGACCGCCTCCTGGATCACGTCGACGTCGGTGACCTCGGTGAACGCCTCGCCGTCGCGCACCCCGTCGAGAACGACCCGGAACGGCTCGGCCGTCACCACCGACGACGAGGGCGTCACCTTGAACACGACGACTCCGTGATCGAGAACCCCCGATGCGTTGCCCTTCTGGATCATCCAGTCGGCGAAGCCCCGCAGAAAGTTACCGGCGCCGATCTGCAAGACCCGCACCGGCCTGAGCTGCCGTTCGATGACGAGGCCCCTTTCCACGGTGG comes from the Actinoplanes sp. OR16 genome and includes:
- a CDS encoding tagaturonate reductase, producing MPRRAGSAGRARSGCRPRAGAAVGTGCRARSGWRGLSGIGERSLPRRWKLWERLQAHHHTGPMGASTVERGLVIERQLRPVRVLQIGAGNFLRGFADWMIQKGNASGVLDHGVVVFKVTPSSSVVTAEPFRVVLDGVRDGEAFTEVTDVDVIQEAVDAYTDWERCLAVMRGGDLRLVVSNTTEAGIVVVDGEDLTATPPASFPAKIAVLLHERWRHFAGDPDRGLLFLPCELTEDNGRALRQAVLHHAAVLGADFAAWVGQACRFYDTIVDRIVPGRDAEGVRGEHYALWAIAGDAVLRREFPLDRAGLPLEFVPEIRVFREKKVRILNGSHTALAAVAPLLGCTTVADAVRHPIAREYLRRLLDDEVLPTLPDDAPAFAAATMERFGNPALDHRLADIALNALSKWQTRNLPVVLDRWAAGEGAPLTVFALACLLLGRAGEFQDYPVRDTSHPSFADDHPRLAAEIDEHVRAIREAGPVAALEKVIQ
- the eda gene encoding bifunctional 4-hydroxy-2-oxoglutarate aldolase/2-dehydro-3-deoxy-phosphogluconate aldolase is translated as MKLLEGHPVIPVVVLDDATRAADLGRALVGGGVPIAEVTLRTPAALDAIATMARNRDLLVGAGTVLTPDQATAAAQAGARFAVCPGLSRAVVERCRMLGLPVLPGVSTATEVLAALEIGLEAVKFFPAATSGGAPAVAALAAVFADVRFVPTGGITAANAGDYLALPSVLAVGGSWMVPRSAPIDEIRELVGGVRDVAAAAGR